From one Diachasmimorpha longicaudata isolate KC_UGA_2023 chromosome 8, iyDiaLong2, whole genome shotgun sequence genomic stretch:
- the LOC135164950 gene encoding transcription factor kayak isoform X2, with translation MKLEVSDVLYDSSSVSSDSGTSQSSRVSHDFLSSITNSSIANNLASLDGIHSGVPTRTTPTLTPTTLRNIEQAFLELASESGQHSREAGFVPPLVEPSQPTPAQTQNTCGQQQHHNTVLLENQQSRPIQQARRNMGGRRPTRTIGMSPEEEERRQVRRERNKMAAARCRKRRMDHTNALLEETEGLEHKKQSLQDEIHQLQQAKDELEFILEAHRSVCRLRSSSPPDVKPIIKSEAFIDPSERDTSTPNLRPNRPNSLPVGFDNNNRPTSLNFVEPKQRPDSLHYKTVETPAFMKTANEVAGIPITTPSSGIPFNFDSLMEGGTGLTPVSTPLVPSCSTQQRNNVSAVDLTSPDVNPPKLVSL, from the exons atgaaaCTAGAAGTGTCTGACGTGTTGTACGATAGCTCGAGCGTGTCCAGCGATAGTGGTACCTCACAGAGTTCTCGTGTTAGTCACGATTTTCTCTCAAGTATCACGAATTCATCGATCGCCAACAAC TTGGCATCTCTCGATGGTATACACAGTGGAGTCCCCACCCGAACAACTCCAACATTGACCCCAACAACCCTTCGCAACATTGAGCAAGCATTTTTGGAATTAGCGAGTGAATCAGGCCAGCACAGCCGCGAAGCAGGGTTCGTACCACCCCTGGTGGAGCCCTCCCAGCCAACACCGGCCCAGACCCAGAATACTTGTGGACAACAGCAGCATCACAACACTGTTCTCCTGGAGAATCAACAGTCAAGACCAATTCAACAGGCGAGAAGGAACATGGGGGGTAGACGACCCACCAGGACAATTGGCATGTCCccggaggaggaggagaggcGCCAGGTCAGGAGAGAGAGAAACAAAATGGCTGCTGCTAGATGCCGAAAACGAAGAATGGATCATACCAATGCTCTACTTGAA GAAACCGAGGGCTTGGAACACAAGAAGCAGAGTCTTCAGGACGAAATTCATCAGCTCCAACAAGCAAAAGACGAGTTGGAATTTATCTTAGAAGCCCATCGTTCAGTTTGCCGACTGCGTTCGTCCTCACCTCCAGACGTAAAACCGATCATAAAATCCGAGGCATTCATCGATCCATCAGAGCGTGATACATCGACCCCCAATCTCCGACCAAATCGTCCAAATTCCCTGCCCGTGGGCTTTGATAATAACAATCGACCGACAAGTCTCAACTTTGTGGAGCCAAAACAACGACCAGACTCCCTTCATTATAAGACAGTGGAGACACCAGCTTTCATGAAAACAGCTAATGAAGTTGCTGGGATACCCATCACCACACCCTCCAGTGGCATCCCCTTTAATTTTGATTCGTTGATGGAGGGGGGCACTGGTCTCACTCCTGTGTCAACTCCATTGGTTCCATCCTGCTCGACTCAACAAAGAAACAATGTCTCAGCTGTTGATCTCACTTCACCAGATGTCAATCCACCTAAACTTGTCAGCTTGTGA
- the LOC135164950 gene encoding transcription factor kayak isoform X3, producing the protein MATTIDSVDIANILAQELLYQQLASLDGIHSGVPTRTTPTLTPTTLRNIEQAFLELASESGQHSREAGFVPPLVEPSQPTPAQTQNTCGQQQHHNTVLLENQQSRPIQQARRNMGGRRPTRTIGMSPEEEERRQVRRERNKMAAARCRKRRMDHTNALLEETEGLEHKKQSLQDEIHQLQQAKDELEFILEAHRSVCRLRSSSPPDVKPIIKSEAFIDPSERDTSTPNLRPNRPNSLPVGFDNNNRPTSLNFVEPKQRPDSLHYKTVETPAFMKTANEVAGIPITTPSSGIPFNFDSLMEGGTGLTPVSTPLVPSCSTQQRNNVSAVDLTSPDVNPPKLVSL; encoded by the exons ATGGCGACTACAATCGATTCTGTGGACATCGCGAATATTCTCGCTCAGGAGTTGCTTTACCAGCAG TTGGCATCTCTCGATGGTATACACAGTGGAGTCCCCACCCGAACAACTCCAACATTGACCCCAACAACCCTTCGCAACATTGAGCAAGCATTTTTGGAATTAGCGAGTGAATCAGGCCAGCACAGCCGCGAAGCAGGGTTCGTACCACCCCTGGTGGAGCCCTCCCAGCCAACACCGGCCCAGACCCAGAATACTTGTGGACAACAGCAGCATCACAACACTGTTCTCCTGGAGAATCAACAGTCAAGACCAATTCAACAGGCGAGAAGGAACATGGGGGGTAGACGACCCACCAGGACAATTGGCATGTCCccggaggaggaggagaggcGCCAGGTCAGGAGAGAGAGAAACAAAATGGCTGCTGCTAGATGCCGAAAACGAAGAATGGATCATACCAATGCTCTACTTGAA GAAACCGAGGGCTTGGAACACAAGAAGCAGAGTCTTCAGGACGAAATTCATCAGCTCCAACAAGCAAAAGACGAGTTGGAATTTATCTTAGAAGCCCATCGTTCAGTTTGCCGACTGCGTTCGTCCTCACCTCCAGACGTAAAACCGATCATAAAATCCGAGGCATTCATCGATCCATCAGAGCGTGATACATCGACCCCCAATCTCCGACCAAATCGTCCAAATTCCCTGCCCGTGGGCTTTGATAATAACAATCGACCGACAAGTCTCAACTTTGTGGAGCCAAAACAACGACCAGACTCCCTTCATTATAAGACAGTGGAGACACCAGCTTTCATGAAAACAGCTAATGAAGTTGCTGGGATACCCATCACCACACCCTCCAGTGGCATCCCCTTTAATTTTGATTCGTTGATGGAGGGGGGCACTGGTCTCACTCCTGTGTCAACTCCATTGGTTCCATCCTGCTCGACTCAACAAAGAAACAATGTCTCAGCTGTTGATCTCACTTCACCAGATGTCAATCCACCTAAACTTGTCAGCTTGTGA
- the LOC135164950 gene encoding transcription factor kayak isoform X1 has protein sequence METYYDTSDLPMSQRVPNSGLYDTMADDHGYYTLYPNSGACDLWQLTKDDNPMLASLDGIHSGVPTRTTPTLTPTTLRNIEQAFLELASESGQHSREAGFVPPLVEPSQPTPAQTQNTCGQQQHHNTVLLENQQSRPIQQARRNMGGRRPTRTIGMSPEEEERRQVRRERNKMAAARCRKRRMDHTNALLEETEGLEHKKQSLQDEIHQLQQAKDELEFILEAHRSVCRLRSSSPPDVKPIIKSEAFIDPSERDTSTPNLRPNRPNSLPVGFDNNNRPTSLNFVEPKQRPDSLHYKTVETPAFMKTANEVAGIPITTPSSGIPFNFDSLMEGGTGLTPVSTPLVPSCSTQQRNNVSAVDLTSPDVNPPKLVSL, from the exons ATGGAGACTTACTACGACACATCTGATTTACCTATGTCCCAGCGTGTACCTAATAGTGGATTATATGACACTATGGCTGATGATCACGGATATTACACATTGTACCCGAATTCAGGTGCATGTGATCTGTGGCAATTGACTAAGGATGACAATCCAATG TTGGCATCTCTCGATGGTATACACAGTGGAGTCCCCACCCGAACAACTCCAACATTGACCCCAACAACCCTTCGCAACATTGAGCAAGCATTTTTGGAATTAGCGAGTGAATCAGGCCAGCACAGCCGCGAAGCAGGGTTCGTACCACCCCTGGTGGAGCCCTCCCAGCCAACACCGGCCCAGACCCAGAATACTTGTGGACAACAGCAGCATCACAACACTGTTCTCCTGGAGAATCAACAGTCAAGACCAATTCAACAGGCGAGAAGGAACATGGGGGGTAGACGACCCACCAGGACAATTGGCATGTCCccggaggaggaggagaggcGCCAGGTCAGGAGAGAGAGAAACAAAATGGCTGCTGCTAGATGCCGAAAACGAAGAATGGATCATACCAATGCTCTACTTGAA GAAACCGAGGGCTTGGAACACAAGAAGCAGAGTCTTCAGGACGAAATTCATCAGCTCCAACAAGCAAAAGACGAGTTGGAATTTATCTTAGAAGCCCATCGTTCAGTTTGCCGACTGCGTTCGTCCTCACCTCCAGACGTAAAACCGATCATAAAATCCGAGGCATTCATCGATCCATCAGAGCGTGATACATCGACCCCCAATCTCCGACCAAATCGTCCAAATTCCCTGCCCGTGGGCTTTGATAATAACAATCGACCGACAAGTCTCAACTTTGTGGAGCCAAAACAACGACCAGACTCCCTTCATTATAAGACAGTGGAGACACCAGCTTTCATGAAAACAGCTAATGAAGTTGCTGGGATACCCATCACCACACCCTCCAGTGGCATCCCCTTTAATTTTGATTCGTTGATGGAGGGGGGCACTGGTCTCACTCCTGTGTCAACTCCATTGGTTCCATCCTGCTCGACTCAACAAAGAAACAATGTCTCAGCTGTTGATCTCACTTCACCAGATGTCAATCCACCTAAACTTGTCAGCTTGTGA
- the LOC135164938 gene encoding proteoglycan 4-like isoform X2, with protein MSRSTRLRSRYRIAEPPPEAENPSSKSRKGIGNKRVGDKPETRKNTRGTRTKSTSTPDAQSSKKTIVKKSAKPSPGVKKHIPPVPSRSSKNLGVQVTEKEPDNEKSKIPTTIRRTVSKDPPKSIKPLNRRESPRTTKLPLRTRSKGPVDSGDLPKTKLKTSAAPKSPSKLSEPEKIERKSKRLTKSSTKSPQKSGKIERKSKRLTKSSIKSPQKSEKKFFKHKRNIGSHSKVSPMKRGLRQGLLRPTRPLRKKTSPLPVRQLTLSESFAKMKKTLRPRRTGKDYNEETVIESKKPTPGGDDHPKTPVYKTLNTVEKPKDKEKVYEFSFDANDSNERLQKKRKKRTVRKEPAKRPRKATKEVDKNSGVQHSGKQIVAGESGDNSKKTTGKIPAAKDDIEEAVEAGEVLKETSKPSSDHQNTTDHNQIPEDAPPSPSSLSSQGNSPFADHFEVSADVHVPPDAPVSTPGLSKIPTSTPQTPVIHSIKPKMISNEKLEGERRITLSSTPLHPPSDSMGPTSAFTNRPCTQFKTMLNHSLIRRSFSPIVKQTSEKVDTNFDSSSPWRPISLSTFSRVKNVFQSTPQGKKVLTPHGINSLMTEHKRSLGKINRIVEENDSSVVESPKKSPRKFGTVLGNISSPGSASPRMSDGSSVQDKENQMSPRKSPSKRVRAPLGSSSRPLEKDKRTEGPPGGLKEQEIQRDERILRQSNLHNFLGIPEMPSSTGINTAHGIFDDGDGIVPGKSIKASEQHFSIGNAFGFEEDSHAGQNESSRTSSGTDGAEEIQKNVNFDEKIQKDKAKEQVRRKIDVENVQKKILEKRPMRLPTRPVQKAIVDDVSKEKKEEKGKADVSSGDVSEDEDTRSAASIKSHEATKQDVVEAGQFLDTFDADERNASPLEVPLFVDPEPVHFKQPPRYSYTKRKRDIHHNTSDETDDVHSEDEDEILPKRKIKKRKTKAEKEQRKQLDEWAKSVNQTFDEIEHFDLLVE; from the exons ATGTCTCGTTCAACGAGACTTCGTTCACGATACAGAATCGCGGAGCCACCCCCGGAGGCTGAAAATCCTTCATCAAAATCACGAAAAG gTATCGGCAATAAGAGGGTTGGCGATAAACCtgaaacgagaaaaaatacAAGAGGGACAAGGACAAAGTCAACATCAACACCAGATGCCCAGAGCAGCAAGAAGACAATTGTGAAGAAATCAGCAAAGCCATCACCAGGAGTAAAAAAACATATCCCCCCAGTGCCTTCGAGATCGAGTAAAAATCTTGGGGTCCAAGTGACTGAGAAAGAGCCcgataatgaaaaatcgaagATCCCCACAACAATACGACGAACCGTGTCCAAGGATCCTCCCAAGAGTATCAAACCGTTAAATAGACGAGAATCCCCCAGGACCACAAAATTACCTTTAAGAACTCGATCAAAAGGTCCAGTAGATTCTGGAGACCTTCCCAAGACGAAATTGAAGACCAGTGCTGCACCAAAATCCCCATCCAAGCTTTCAGAACCAGAGAAAATCGAGAGGAAGTCAAAACGTCTGACGAAATCAAGTACTAAGTCTCCCCAGAAGTCAGGAAAAATCGAGAGGAAATCAAAACGTCTAACGAAATCAAGTATTAAATCACCCcagaaatcagaaaaaaagtttttcaagCATAAAAGAAATATCGGATCCCATTCCAAAGTCTCCCCCATGAAACGAGGGCTCAGACAAGGCCTCCTGAGGCCCACAAGGCCGTTACGCAAGAAGACATCTCCTTTACCGGTTCGTCAGCTCACTTTATCTGAATCTTttgcaaaaatgaaaaagacgtTGCGACCGAGGCGAACAGGCAAGGATTATAATGAGGAGACAGTCATCGAGAGTAAAAAACCAACTCCTGGAGGTGATGATCATCCAAAGACGCCAGTCTACAAAACCTTAAATACCGTGGAGAAACCGAAGGACAAGGAGAAAGTCTATGAATTTAGTTTCGATGCCAATGACTCCAATGAACGTCTccagaagaagaggaagaaaaggaCTGTACGGAAGGAACCCGCCAAGAGGCCCAGGAAGGCAACTAAAGaagttgataaaaattcaggCGTTCAACATTCAGGTAAACAAATTGTTGCGGGTGAATCTGGTGACAACTCCAAAAAGACGACTGGAAAAATTCCTGCAGCTAAAGATGATATTGAAGAGGCTGTGGAGGCTGGTGAAGTCCTGAAGGAAACATCCAAACCATCCAGTGATCATCAGAATACTACTGATCATAATCAAATCCCCGAAGATGCCCCACCATCTCCCTCCTCACTATCTTCTCAAGGAAATTCGCCATTTGCCGACCACTTCGAGGTTTCAGCAGACGTTCACGTCCCTCCAGATGCTCCAGTATCTACCCCTGGACTCTCAAAAATTCCCACTTCTACTCCACAAACTCCAGTCATCCACTCTATAAAACCCAAGATGATCTCCAACGAAAAGCTCGAGGGAGAGAGAAGAATCACCCTGTCTTCAACTCCACTTCATCCACCCTCGGATTCCATGGGTCCAACCAGTGCCTTCACCAATCGTCCTTGCACTCAGTTTAAAACAATGCTGAATCACTCGTTGATCAGACGATCATTCTCTCCAATTGTTAAACAAACtagtgaaaaagtcgatactaATTTTGATTCGAGTAGTCCTTGGAGGCCCATTTCCTTGAGTACATTCTCGAGAGTGAAGAATGTTTTTCAGAGCACACCTCAAGGAAAAAAAGTCCTCACACCTCACGGTATCAATTCCTTGATGACTGAACACAAAAGATCATTGGGGAAAATCAACAGAATTGTAGAGGAGAATGATTCATCGGTTGTTGAGAGCCCGAAAAAgtcacctagaaaattcggaactgTTTTGGGGAATATTTCGAGTCCTGGAAGTGCCAGCCCCAGGATGTCCGATGGAAGTTCTGTGCAAGATAAGGAAAATCAGATGAGCCCAAGGAAGAGCCCCAGCAAGAGGGTGAGGGCACCCTTGGGGAGTTCTTCGAGACCTTTGGAGAAGGACAAGAGGACCGAAGGACCTCCTGGGGGGCTAAAGGAGCAGGAGATCCAGAGAGACGAGAGGATTTTGAGGCAGTCGAATCTCCATAACTTCCTGGGAATTCCTGAGATGCCCTCGAGCACCGGCATCAATACTGCTCATGGAATCTTTGATGATGGGGATGGCATCGTTCCTGGGAAGAGTATCAAGGCTTCTGAGCAGCATTTCAGCATTGGGAATGCGTTTGGATTCGAGGAAGACAGCCACGCAGGACAGAATGAGTCCTCGAGGACTTCTTCAGGGACTGATGGTGCTGAGGAGATCcagaaaaatgttaattttgaTGAGAAGATTCAGAAGGATAAAGCCAAGGAACAGGTTCGGAGGAAGATCGATGTGGAGAATGTTCAGAAGAAAATCCTGGAGAAGAGGCCTATGAGATTGCCTACTAGGCCAGTGCAGAAGGCCATTGTTGATGATGTTAGTAAGGAAAAGAAAGAGGAGAAGGGAAAGGCTGATGTGAGCAGTGGAGATGTTAGTGAGGATGAGGATACAAGGAGTGCTGCTAGCATTAAGAGTCACGAAGCCACGAAACAGGACGTGGTGGAGGCAGGACAATTCTTGGATACCTTCGACGCTGACGAGAGGAATGCCAGTCCTCTAGAAGTACCTCTATTCGTTGATCCTGAACCCGTACACTTCAAACAG ccTCCGAGATATTCCTACACTAAACGAAAAAGAGATATTCACCACAACACCTCCGACGAAACTGATGATGTTCATTCTGAGGATGAGGACGAAATTCTTCCAAaacgtaaaataaaaaaacgtaaaacaaAAGCTGAAAAAGAACAACGGAAGCAACTTGACGAATGGGCAAAAAGTGTCAATCAAACGTTCGATGAAATTGAGCACTTTGATCTTCTCGTGGAATGA
- the LOC135164938 gene encoding muscle M-line assembly protein unc-89-like isoform X1 produces MSRSTRLRSRYRIAEPPPEAENPSSKSRKGNQKINKDVLLELRSPVLRDRTNITVESSKTIISKKGIGNKRVGDKPETRKNTRGTRTKSTSTPDAQSSKKTIVKKSAKPSPGVKKHIPPVPSRSSKNLGVQVTEKEPDNEKSKIPTTIRRTVSKDPPKSIKPLNRRESPRTTKLPLRTRSKGPVDSGDLPKTKLKTSAAPKSPSKLSEPEKIERKSKRLTKSSTKSPQKSGKIERKSKRLTKSSIKSPQKSEKKFFKHKRNIGSHSKVSPMKRGLRQGLLRPTRPLRKKTSPLPVRQLTLSESFAKMKKTLRPRRTGKDYNEETVIESKKPTPGGDDHPKTPVYKTLNTVEKPKDKEKVYEFSFDANDSNERLQKKRKKRTVRKEPAKRPRKATKEVDKNSGVQHSGKQIVAGESGDNSKKTTGKIPAAKDDIEEAVEAGEVLKETSKPSSDHQNTTDHNQIPEDAPPSPSSLSSQGNSPFADHFEVSADVHVPPDAPVSTPGLSKIPTSTPQTPVIHSIKPKMISNEKLEGERRITLSSTPLHPPSDSMGPTSAFTNRPCTQFKTMLNHSLIRRSFSPIVKQTSEKVDTNFDSSSPWRPISLSTFSRVKNVFQSTPQGKKVLTPHGINSLMTEHKRSLGKINRIVEENDSSVVESPKKSPRKFGTVLGNISSPGSASPRMSDGSSVQDKENQMSPRKSPSKRVRAPLGSSSRPLEKDKRTEGPPGGLKEQEIQRDERILRQSNLHNFLGIPEMPSSTGINTAHGIFDDGDGIVPGKSIKASEQHFSIGNAFGFEEDSHAGQNESSRTSSGTDGAEEIQKNVNFDEKIQKDKAKEQVRRKIDVENVQKKILEKRPMRLPTRPVQKAIVDDVSKEKKEEKGKADVSSGDVSEDEDTRSAASIKSHEATKQDVVEAGQFLDTFDADERNASPLEVPLFVDPEPVHFKQPPRYSYTKRKRDIHHNTSDETDDVHSEDEDEILPKRKIKKRKTKAEKEQRKQLDEWAKSVNQTFDEIEHFDLLVE; encoded by the exons ATGTCTCGTTCAACGAGACTTCGTTCACGATACAGAATCGCGGAGCCACCCCCGGAGGCTGAAAATCCTTCATCAAAATCACGAAAAGGTaatcaaaaaatcaacaaagaCGTGCTATTGGAATTACGATCACCAGTTTTGCGGGACAGAACGAATATAACGGTCGAGTCATCAAAAActattatttcaaaaaaaggTATCGGCAATAAGAGGGTTGGCGATAAACCtgaaacgagaaaaaatacAAGAGGGACAAGGACAAAGTCAACATCAACACCAGATGCCCAGAGCAGCAAGAAGACAATTGTGAAGAAATCAGCAAAGCCATCACCAGGAGTAAAAAAACATATCCCCCCAGTGCCTTCGAGATCGAGTAAAAATCTTGGGGTCCAAGTGACTGAGAAAGAGCCcgataatgaaaaatcgaagATCCCCACAACAATACGACGAACCGTGTCCAAGGATCCTCCCAAGAGTATCAAACCGTTAAATAGACGAGAATCCCCCAGGACCACAAAATTACCTTTAAGAACTCGATCAAAAGGTCCAGTAGATTCTGGAGACCTTCCCAAGACGAAATTGAAGACCAGTGCTGCACCAAAATCCCCATCCAAGCTTTCAGAACCAGAGAAAATCGAGAGGAAGTCAAAACGTCTGACGAAATCAAGTACTAAGTCTCCCCAGAAGTCAGGAAAAATCGAGAGGAAATCAAAACGTCTAACGAAATCAAGTATTAAATCACCCcagaaatcagaaaaaaagtttttcaagCATAAAAGAAATATCGGATCCCATTCCAAAGTCTCCCCCATGAAACGAGGGCTCAGACAAGGCCTCCTGAGGCCCACAAGGCCGTTACGCAAGAAGACATCTCCTTTACCGGTTCGTCAGCTCACTTTATCTGAATCTTttgcaaaaatgaaaaagacgtTGCGACCGAGGCGAACAGGCAAGGATTATAATGAGGAGACAGTCATCGAGAGTAAAAAACCAACTCCTGGAGGTGATGATCATCCAAAGACGCCAGTCTACAAAACCTTAAATACCGTGGAGAAACCGAAGGACAAGGAGAAAGTCTATGAATTTAGTTTCGATGCCAATGACTCCAATGAACGTCTccagaagaagaggaagaaaaggaCTGTACGGAAGGAACCCGCCAAGAGGCCCAGGAAGGCAACTAAAGaagttgataaaaattcaggCGTTCAACATTCAGGTAAACAAATTGTTGCGGGTGAATCTGGTGACAACTCCAAAAAGACGACTGGAAAAATTCCTGCAGCTAAAGATGATATTGAAGAGGCTGTGGAGGCTGGTGAAGTCCTGAAGGAAACATCCAAACCATCCAGTGATCATCAGAATACTACTGATCATAATCAAATCCCCGAAGATGCCCCACCATCTCCCTCCTCACTATCTTCTCAAGGAAATTCGCCATTTGCCGACCACTTCGAGGTTTCAGCAGACGTTCACGTCCCTCCAGATGCTCCAGTATCTACCCCTGGACTCTCAAAAATTCCCACTTCTACTCCACAAACTCCAGTCATCCACTCTATAAAACCCAAGATGATCTCCAACGAAAAGCTCGAGGGAGAGAGAAGAATCACCCTGTCTTCAACTCCACTTCATCCACCCTCGGATTCCATGGGTCCAACCAGTGCCTTCACCAATCGTCCTTGCACTCAGTTTAAAACAATGCTGAATCACTCGTTGATCAGACGATCATTCTCTCCAATTGTTAAACAAACtagtgaaaaagtcgatactaATTTTGATTCGAGTAGTCCTTGGAGGCCCATTTCCTTGAGTACATTCTCGAGAGTGAAGAATGTTTTTCAGAGCACACCTCAAGGAAAAAAAGTCCTCACACCTCACGGTATCAATTCCTTGATGACTGAACACAAAAGATCATTGGGGAAAATCAACAGAATTGTAGAGGAGAATGATTCATCGGTTGTTGAGAGCCCGAAAAAgtcacctagaaaattcggaactgTTTTGGGGAATATTTCGAGTCCTGGAAGTGCCAGCCCCAGGATGTCCGATGGAAGTTCTGTGCAAGATAAGGAAAATCAGATGAGCCCAAGGAAGAGCCCCAGCAAGAGGGTGAGGGCACCCTTGGGGAGTTCTTCGAGACCTTTGGAGAAGGACAAGAGGACCGAAGGACCTCCTGGGGGGCTAAAGGAGCAGGAGATCCAGAGAGACGAGAGGATTTTGAGGCAGTCGAATCTCCATAACTTCCTGGGAATTCCTGAGATGCCCTCGAGCACCGGCATCAATACTGCTCATGGAATCTTTGATGATGGGGATGGCATCGTTCCTGGGAAGAGTATCAAGGCTTCTGAGCAGCATTTCAGCATTGGGAATGCGTTTGGATTCGAGGAAGACAGCCACGCAGGACAGAATGAGTCCTCGAGGACTTCTTCAGGGACTGATGGTGCTGAGGAGATCcagaaaaatgttaattttgaTGAGAAGATTCAGAAGGATAAAGCCAAGGAACAGGTTCGGAGGAAGATCGATGTGGAGAATGTTCAGAAGAAAATCCTGGAGAAGAGGCCTATGAGATTGCCTACTAGGCCAGTGCAGAAGGCCATTGTTGATGATGTTAGTAAGGAAAAGAAAGAGGAGAAGGGAAAGGCTGATGTGAGCAGTGGAGATGTTAGTGAGGATGAGGATACAAGGAGTGCTGCTAGCATTAAGAGTCACGAAGCCACGAAACAGGACGTGGTGGAGGCAGGACAATTCTTGGATACCTTCGACGCTGACGAGAGGAATGCCAGTCCTCTAGAAGTACCTCTATTCGTTGATCCTGAACCCGTACACTTCAAACAG ccTCCGAGATATTCCTACACTAAACGAAAAAGAGATATTCACCACAACACCTCCGACGAAACTGATGATGTTCATTCTGAGGATGAGGACGAAATTCTTCCAAaacgtaaaataaaaaaacgtaaaacaaAAGCTGAAAAAGAACAACGGAAGCAACTTGACGAATGGGCAAAAAGTGTCAATCAAACGTTCGATGAAATTGAGCACTTTGATCTTCTCGTGGAATGA